In Natronococcus occultus SP4, the following proteins share a genomic window:
- the nadC gene encoding carboxylating nicotinate-nucleotide diphosphorylase, with the protein MITDAQVERWLREDVGHHDVTNQVPGETTGRLVAKERGIVAGLEAARAVFDYLGVDVLEACEPGAPIEPGDEVLRVEGATREVLRGERVAVNLVGHASGIAARTRRAIEEARTESDGVRIAATRKTTPGLRGLEKRAVVAGGGDTHRLDCTHMVMVKDNHVAELGLEDAVSRFRERASFATQIEVEVESPGDAPRAVEAGADVVLLDNMTPAETRTGVELLAETDALTEASGGIGLEDVPEYAATGVDVISMGSLTHSAPALDLSFRTGEP; encoded by the coding sequence ATGATCACCGACGCGCAGGTCGAGCGCTGGCTCCGCGAGGACGTCGGCCACCACGACGTCACGAACCAGGTCCCCGGCGAGACAACCGGGCGTCTCGTCGCGAAAGAACGGGGGATCGTCGCGGGGCTCGAGGCCGCCCGCGCGGTCTTCGACTACCTCGGGGTCGACGTCCTCGAGGCGTGCGAGCCCGGCGCGCCGATCGAGCCCGGCGACGAGGTCCTCCGCGTCGAGGGGGCCACACGCGAGGTCCTCCGGGGCGAGCGCGTCGCCGTGAACCTGGTCGGACACGCCTCGGGCATCGCGGCCCGAACCCGCAGGGCGATCGAGGAGGCGCGAACCGAGTCGGACGGCGTCCGGATCGCTGCCACCAGAAAGACGACGCCCGGCCTGCGGGGCCTCGAGAAGCGAGCCGTCGTCGCCGGCGGCGGCGACACCCACCGCCTCGACTGCACCCATATGGTGATGGTCAAGGACAACCACGTCGCCGAGCTGGGTCTCGAGGACGCCGTCTCGCGGTTCCGGGAGCGGGCGTCGTTCGCGACGCAGATCGAGGTCGAGGTCGAATCGCCGGGGGACGCCCCCCGGGCCGTAGAGGCCGGTGCGGACGTCGTCCTGCTCGACAACATGACGCCCGCGGAGACCCGGACGGGGGTCGAGCTGCTCGCCGAGACCGACGCGCTGACGGAGGCCAGCGGCGGTATCGGGCTCGAGGACGTCCCCGAGTACGCCGCGACTGGCGTCGACGTGATCTCGATGGGGTCGCTGACCCACTCGGCGCCCGCGCTGGATCTGTCCTTCCGAACCGGCGAACCGTAG
- a CDS encoding L-aspartate oxidase, translated as MSETPPHDTADVLVVGSGIAGCAAALQAAREDAEVLLVTKAERPADASTDWAQGGISTARGDPEALKRDVLAASDGTADPDAVDVLVDEADAAVEDVLLETLGIGFDERADGAFDYAREAAHSERRILHVDAATGTHILHPFLNYLDDHERVEVRQDTAVLELIAHEGRVRGVLTDEDATGHPVYAGATVLATGGIGALYPRSTNPEGATGDGIAMAALAGADVADLEYVQFHPTAYAGDDPFLLSEALRGEGAVLRNGDGDRFMDDYHPDAELAPRDVVARAVETEREETGEVLLDVRTLEGGFEDEFPGIAESCRDRGIDGDEIPVAPCEHFLCGGIDVDHHGRTSIEGLYAVGECARTGVHGANRLASTSLLEGLVWGLRAGEDAGSELRCTLTRRGGTAEHAEPAAVEAPTLRDSDPALPERFAAEKFARLQRTMGDELGLERDPDGIARASAVLRRLKGEVDAYTRTRTSRELYELRNACVTALLIARAAGENGESRGCHHLVREDAPTAEPEAPR; from the coding sequence ATGTCCGAGACACCACCTCACGACACCGCCGACGTCCTCGTCGTCGGCAGCGGCATCGCGGGCTGTGCGGCCGCGCTGCAGGCCGCACGCGAGGACGCGGAGGTCCTGCTGGTGACGAAGGCCGAACGTCCCGCTGACGCGAGCACCGACTGGGCCCAGGGCGGCATCTCGACCGCTCGCGGCGACCCGGAGGCGCTGAAACGCGACGTCCTCGCGGCCAGCGACGGGACCGCAGATCCCGACGCCGTCGACGTCCTCGTCGACGAGGCCGACGCGGCCGTCGAGGACGTCCTCCTCGAGACGCTCGGAATCGGCTTCGACGAGCGCGCGGACGGCGCGTTCGACTACGCACGCGAGGCGGCCCACTCCGAGCGACGCATCCTCCACGTCGACGCCGCGACGGGGACTCACATCCTGCACCCGTTCCTGAACTACCTCGACGACCACGAGCGCGTCGAGGTTCGACAGGACACCGCCGTCCTCGAGCTGATTGCCCACGAGGGCCGCGTCCGCGGCGTCCTCACCGACGAGGACGCGACGGGCCACCCCGTCTACGCCGGGGCGACGGTGCTGGCGACGGGCGGGATCGGCGCGCTCTACCCGCGCTCGACGAACCCCGAGGGAGCTACCGGCGACGGGATCGCGATGGCTGCGCTCGCGGGCGCCGACGTCGCGGACCTGGAGTACGTGCAGTTCCATCCGACCGCGTATGCCGGCGACGACCCGTTCCTCCTCTCGGAGGCGCTGCGCGGCGAGGGCGCCGTCCTTCGGAACGGGGACGGCGACCGGTTCATGGACGACTACCACCCCGACGCCGAACTCGCGCCCCGGGACGTCGTCGCCCGCGCGGTCGAAACCGAACGCGAGGAGACCGGCGAGGTCCTCCTGGACGTACGGACGCTTGAGGGCGGTTTCGAGGACGAGTTCCCCGGCATCGCCGAGAGCTGTCGCGACCGCGGGATCGACGGCGACGAGATCCCGGTCGCGCCCTGCGAGCACTTCCTCTGTGGCGGGATCGACGTCGACCACCACGGGCGAACGAGCATCGAGGGACTGTACGCCGTCGGCGAGTGCGCTCGGACGGGCGTCCACGGCGCGAACCGCCTGGCGAGCACGAGCCTGCTCGAGGGGCTGGTCTGGGGGCTCCGGGCGGGCGAGGACGCCGGGAGCGAGCTGCGTTGCACCCTGACGCGACGCGGTGGAACCGCGGAGCACGCCGAACCCGCGGCCGTCGAGGCACCCACCCTCCGGGACAGCGACCCCGCACTCCCCGAGCGCTTCGCCGCCGAGAAGTTCGCACGGCTGCAGCGGACGATGGGCGACGAGCTCGGCCTCGAGCGCGATCCCGACGGGATCGCCCGCGCGAGCGCCGTCCTCCGACGGCTCAAGGGCGAGGTCGACGCCTACACCCGCACCCGGACCTCCCGCGAACTCTACGAGCTCCGGAACGCCTGCGTCACCGCACTGTTGATCGCGCGGGCTGCGGGCGAGAACGGGGAATCGCGAGGCTGTCACCACCTCGTCCGCGAGGACGCACCGACCGCCGAGCCGGAGGCACCCCGATGA
- the nadA gene encoding quinolinate synthase NadA: MARMETTEFETDLSLFKYDHLEQLPSEYRELEEDERTERIEDALEILGDDVVVLGHNYQRREIVEHADFVGDSYGLSREAAAADAEYVVFGGVTFMAESADIITDDDQTVILPSMEASCPMAGMAEALQVDAAWEEITAAAPDAEIVPITYMNSYADLKAFCASQGGLVCTSSNAHEAFEWALERGDKVLFLPDKHLGENTAHRLGMADETVAWDPWDPEGKDAEEVAEKDLILWNGYCQVHERFSEAHVEQVREDRPEANVVVHPECRREVVEAADVVGSTATIRETVANADPGETWAIGTEIHLANHLQRWHPEVEVVPLCGDACMDCNAMRQIDPNYLAWVLEELVAGRERNVIEVTPEEKDLAELALERMLEL; encoded by the coding sequence ATGGCAAGAATGGAAACAACGGAGTTCGAAACCGACCTGAGTCTGTTTAAATACGACCATCTCGAACAGCTTCCGTCGGAGTATCGCGAACTCGAAGAGGACGAGCGAACGGAGCGGATCGAGGACGCGCTCGAGATCCTCGGCGACGACGTCGTCGTCCTCGGGCACAACTACCAGCGACGGGAGATCGTCGAGCACGCCGACTTCGTCGGGGACTCCTACGGACTCTCAAGGGAGGCGGCCGCGGCCGACGCCGAGTACGTGGTCTTCGGCGGCGTGACGTTCATGGCCGAGAGCGCCGACATCATCACTGACGACGACCAGACGGTGATCCTCCCGTCGATGGAAGCCTCCTGCCCGATGGCCGGAATGGCCGAGGCGCTACAGGTCGACGCCGCCTGGGAGGAGATCACGGCGGCCGCGCCCGACGCCGAGATCGTTCCGATCACGTACATGAACTCCTACGCAGACCTGAAGGCGTTCTGTGCGAGCCAGGGTGGGCTGGTCTGTACGTCCTCGAACGCCCACGAGGCCTTCGAGTGGGCCCTCGAGCGCGGCGACAAGGTCCTCTTTCTCCCCGACAAACACCTCGGGGAGAACACGGCCCACCGCCTGGGGATGGCCGACGAGACCGTCGCGTGGGATCCGTGGGACCCCGAGGGAAAGGACGCTGAGGAGGTCGCCGAGAAGGACCTAATCCTCTGGAACGGCTACTGCCAGGTTCACGAGCGGTTCAGCGAGGCCCACGTCGAACAGGTTCGCGAGGACCGACCGGAGGCAAACGTGGTCGTCCACCCCGAGTGTCGCCGCGAGGTCGTCGAGGCCGCCGACGTCGTCGGCTCGACGGCGACGATCCGCGAGACCGTCGCCAACGCCGATCCCGGCGAGACGTGGGCGATCGGCACCGAGATCCACCTCGCGAACCACCTGCAGCGCTGGCACCCCGAGGTCGAGGTCGTCCCGCTGTGTGGCGACGCCTGCATGGACTGCAACGCCATGCGCCAGATCGACCCCAACTACCTCGCGTGGGTCCTCGAGGAGCTCGTCGCGGGCCGGGAGCGCAACGTGATCGAGGTCACGCCCGAAGAGAAAGACCTCGCCGAGCTGGCGCTCGAGCGCATGCTGGAGCTCTGA
- a CDS encoding DUF2267 domain-containing protein, producing the protein MATEYAEFIGEVQHRIDAGTRAEAVRTTRAVLETLGERVGEGGATDIASPLPLEIDRYLLQVEHGQRHDLDAFVDRAHERLNYEDLELETDYSRPSGVDRADATSRTKAVLALLSEVVPGGEIANVESQLPEEFEELFELVDAETQPWEAQ; encoded by the coding sequence ATGGCCACGGAGTACGCAGAGTTCATCGGCGAGGTACAGCACCGTATCGACGCCGGGACGCGGGCCGAGGCCGTCAGGACGACCCGCGCCGTCCTCGAGACCCTCGGCGAGCGCGTCGGGGAAGGCGGAGCAACGGATATCGCGAGCCCGCTCCCCCTGGAGATCGACCGCTACCTCCTGCAGGTCGAGCACGGCCAGCGCCACGACCTCGACGCGTTCGTCGACCGAGCCCACGAACGGCTCAACTACGAGGACCTCGAGCTTGAGACCGACTACTCCCGTCCGTCGGGCGTCGATCGAGCCGACGCCACCTCCCGGACGAAGGCCGTCCTCGCGCTGTTGAGCGAGGTCGTCCCCGGCGGCGAGATCGCGAACGTCGAGAGCCAGCTCCCCGAGGAGTTCGAGGAGTTGTTCGAGCTGGTCGACGCCGAGACCCAGCCCTGGGAGGCGCAGTAG
- a CDS encoding LLM class flavin-dependent oxidoreductase, whose product MDTGLLTTSTDELAEADVAVRAEELGYDDVWLPELWGESGVVRATEIATRTDELGIASAILNVYSRSPAVLAMTAASLQRVSDGRFVLGVGTSTKKSIEDLHGEDFDRPVRRAHETIELVRAFTAGEGRVDYDGELLAAKDFPSLEAPTPIYHAGLGPANRRVVGRLADGWIPHNIPFSRLEDAFEEVATAARERDRDPDEIAVAPYVPAAVSEDRDAARDAIRGHIAYYVGSGEGYRRAVGAAYPDEAERIAEAWRGGNRGEAADAVTDELVDDLGVAGTPEDARDRLESLVAETGIDHPIVVVPDPASDEIVELTIESLAPD is encoded by the coding sequence ATGGATACGGGACTGCTGACGACGAGCACCGACGAGCTCGCGGAGGCCGACGTCGCCGTCCGCGCCGAAGAGCTGGGGTACGACGACGTCTGGCTGCCCGAGCTGTGGGGCGAGAGCGGCGTCGTCCGGGCGACCGAGATCGCGACCCGGACCGACGAGCTGGGGATCGCGTCGGCGATCCTGAACGTCTACTCGCGCTCGCCGGCCGTCCTCGCGATGACCGCAGCCTCGCTCCAGCGGGTCTCGGACGGCCGGTTCGTCCTCGGTGTCGGCACGAGCACGAAGAAGTCGATCGAGGACCTCCACGGCGAGGACTTCGACCGCCCCGTGCGGCGCGCCCACGAGACGATCGAGCTCGTCCGCGCGTTCACCGCGGGAGAGGGTCGAGTCGACTACGACGGCGAGCTACTCGCGGCGAAGGACTTCCCGTCGCTCGAGGCGCCGACGCCGATCTACCACGCCGGGCTGGGCCCCGCGAACCGCCGGGTGGTCGGTCGGCTCGCCGACGGCTGGATCCCGCACAACATCCCCTTCTCGCGGCTCGAGGACGCCTTCGAGGAAGTCGCGACGGCGGCCCGGGAGCGGGATCGCGATCCCGACGAGATCGCCGTCGCGCCGTACGTCCCCGCGGCCGTCAGCGAGGACCGTGACGCGGCCCGGGACGCGATCCGCGGCCACATCGCCTACTACGTCGGCAGCGGTGAAGGGTACCGACGGGCCGTCGGCGCGGCGTACCCAGACGAGGCCGAGCGGATCGCCGAGGCCTGGCGCGGCGGGAACAGGGGCGAGGCGGCGGACGCGGTTACCGACGAGCTGGTCGACGACCTCGGCGTCGCGGGAACGCCCGAGGACGCCCGGGATCGCCTCGAGTCCCTCGTCGCGGAGACGGGGATCGACCACCCGATCGTCGTGGTTCCCGATCCCGCCTCCGACGAGATCGTCGAGCTGACGATCGAGTCGCTCGCGCCGGACTAA
- a CDS encoding GIDE domain-containing protein, with amino-acid sequence MLGPLLVLGGFVVLSIGLSKLRPAYHVYRGETDDVVAVERAEGPVELAGTVSPIDDPLRAPLTGTAALAYEYEVEELQSSGKSSSWNTVDEGRAATPFRLEDATASVRVEPAGAELALSTDTTIEVDGGEPEPEPIREFLAHESDLESENTSLDLKVVELATGNDRRYHERRLEPGGEAYVFGQSSYDVDARETMRDVSAVVSDGDGTPAFVVSDSSQDGTARLLATRQLPWLVGGLLMIGIGSWLVASSALF; translated from the coding sequence ATGCTCGGCCCACTGCTCGTCCTCGGCGGGTTCGTCGTCCTCTCGATCGGGCTTTCGAAGCTCAGGCCCGCCTACCACGTCTACCGCGGCGAGACCGACGACGTCGTCGCGGTCGAGCGCGCCGAGGGACCAGTCGAGCTCGCGGGGACCGTGAGCCCGATCGACGACCCGCTTCGAGCGCCGCTCACGGGGACGGCCGCGCTCGCCTACGAGTACGAGGTCGAGGAGCTCCAGTCCAGCGGCAAGAGCTCCTCGTGGAACACGGTCGACGAGGGACGGGCGGCGACGCCGTTCCGGCTCGAGGACGCGACCGCGAGCGTCCGGGTCGAGCCCGCGGGCGCCGAGCTGGCGCTGTCGACCGACACGACGATCGAGGTCGACGGCGGCGAGCCCGAACCCGAACCGATCAGGGAGTTTCTCGCCCACGAGTCCGACCTCGAATCCGAGAACACCTCCCTCGACCTGAAGGTGGTCGAGCTCGCGACCGGAAACGACCGCAGGTACCACGAGCGTCGGCTCGAGCCCGGCGGCGAGGCGTACGTGTTCGGACAGTCGAGCTACGACGTCGACGCCCGCGAGACGATGCGGGACGTTAGCGCGGTCGTGAGCGACGGCGACGGAACGCCGGCGTTCGTCGTCTCGGATTCCAGCCAGGACGGAACCGCCCGTCTCCTCGCGACGCGACAGCTGCCCTGGCTGGTCGGCGGCCTCCTCATGATCGGTATCGGCAGCTGGCTGGTGGCGTCCTCGGCACTGTTCTGA
- a CDS encoding ABC transporter permease, whose protein sequence is MNLRESLRISWRSIRAHKLRSALTTLGVIIGVAAVITFMVLGGGFSEDVVGDIEAEQEPAMTVQTQTTPEDGFGVMLVETPIYTESDVAALEQREGVEYVAPQGSLDVVQAEAGGEQLTGVVDAQATTADRFEHATFVDGGPFDGADEAVVNEQAGQTFEANLSAGDELELTFEDGEMTTVTVAGVVESELGEQTPPQVFVPADEHYTTTVETPDGDEERAYPTLQIGAEGLDDVDPVQETAVNYLEEESHAAELKGDDDEIAVQTVEDAIEQFDDLVGQLTVFIGAVAGIALVVGSIGIANIMIVSVTERTREIGIMKAVGATKRDIMQLFLVESVVLGVIGAVVGVAAGLGFGFLGVWLLGWPMVYPLEWVAIAVAVGIGVGVVSGLYPAWRGARVDPIEALRHE, encoded by the coding sequence ATGAACCTCCGGGAGAGCTTGCGGATCAGCTGGCGCTCGATCCGGGCCCACAAGCTGCGTTCGGCGCTGACGACGCTGGGCGTTATCATCGGCGTCGCCGCCGTCATCACGTTCATGGTGCTCGGAGGTGGGTTCTCCGAGGACGTCGTCGGCGACATCGAGGCCGAGCAGGAGCCCGCGATGACGGTCCAGACGCAGACCACGCCGGAGGACGGGTTCGGCGTCATGCTGGTCGAGACGCCGATCTACACCGAGAGCGACGTCGCGGCGCTCGAGCAACGGGAGGGAGTCGAGTACGTCGCGCCACAGGGGTCGCTCGACGTCGTGCAGGCGGAAGCCGGCGGCGAACAACTGACCGGCGTCGTCGACGCTCAGGCGACCACGGCCGACCGGTTCGAGCACGCGACGTTCGTCGACGGCGGACCGTTCGACGGCGCGGACGAGGCGGTCGTCAACGAGCAGGCCGGCCAGACCTTCGAGGCGAACCTCTCGGCGGGCGACGAGCTCGAACTCACCTTCGAGGACGGCGAGATGACGACCGTGACGGTCGCCGGCGTCGTCGAGAGCGAACTCGGCGAGCAGACGCCGCCGCAGGTGTTCGTCCCTGCCGACGAGCACTACACAACGACCGTCGAGACGCCCGACGGCGACGAGGAGCGGGCGTACCCGACCCTGCAGATCGGCGCCGAGGGGCTCGACGACGTCGACCCGGTTCAGGAGACCGCCGTCAACTACCTCGAGGAGGAGTCCCACGCCGCCGAGCTGAAAGGGGACGACGACGAGATCGCCGTCCAGACAGTCGAGGACGCCATCGAGCAGTTCGACGACCTCGTCGGGCAGCTCACGGTCTTCATCGGCGCCGTCGCCGGAATCGCGCTCGTCGTCGGTTCGATCGGGATCGCCAACATCATGATCGTCAGCGTTACCGAGCGAACCCGGGAGATCGGGATTATGAAGGCCGTCGGCGCCACGAAGCGCGATATCATGCAGCTGTTTCTGGTCGAGTCGGTCGTTCTCGGCGTGATCGGTGCGGTCGTCGGCGTCGCCGCCGGCCTCGGCTTCGGCTTCCTCGGCGTGTGGCTGCTCGGCTGGCCGATGGTCTACCCGCTCGAGTGGGTCGCCATCGCGGTCGCCGTCGGAATCGGCGTCGGGGTCGTCTCCGGGCTCTACCCCGCCTGGCGGGGCGCCCGCGTGGATCCGATCGAGGCGTTGCGCCACGAGTAG
- a CDS encoding ABC transporter ATP-binding protein, translated as MVAHDTGPGAAAVTAESVRRTYQLAEPVHAVDSVSLSLGEGSFTAVMGPSGSGKSTLMNLVGCLDTPDEGRIEVGGRSVGELSDTERARLRGTEIGFVFQTVNLLPRLTAVENVRLPMVFHDGTEADRDGRARALLERVGLGDRLGHEPSELSGGQRQRVALALALANEPTLVLADEPTGNLDTETEVEIMELLVDLNEAGATILLVTHERAVAEYADHVVHLLDGEIEDLEHLSDAREVTARERATGGAGNRRSMGEGEA; from the coding sequence ATGGTGGCACACGACACTGGTCCGGGGGCGGCCGCGGTAACGGCCGAGAGCGTCCGTCGAACGTACCAGCTCGCCGAGCCGGTTCACGCCGTCGACAGCGTCTCGCTGTCGCTGGGCGAGGGTTCGTTCACGGCCGTTATGGGACCGAGCGGCTCCGGGAAATCGACGCTGATGAACCTCGTTGGCTGTCTGGACACGCCCGACGAGGGACGGATCGAGGTCGGCGGACGCTCGGTCGGGGAACTGTCCGATACCGAACGAGCGCGGCTGCGGGGCACCGAGATCGGGTTCGTCTTCCAGACGGTCAATCTGCTGCCGCGGCTGACCGCCGTCGAGAACGTCCGGCTGCCGATGGTGTTTCACGACGGCACCGAGGCCGATCGAGACGGGCGGGCGCGGGCCCTGCTCGAGCGAGTCGGTCTCGGCGACCGCCTCGGGCACGAGCCCAGCGAACTCTCGGGCGGGCAGCGCCAGCGCGTCGCCCTCGCGCTGGCGCTGGCGAACGAGCCGACGCTGGTACTGGCCGACGAGCCCACCGGAAACCTCGACACCGAGACCGAAGTCGAGATCATGGAGCTGCTGGTCGATCTCAACGAGGCGGGCGCGACGATCCTGCTGGTCACCCACGAGCGGGCGGTCGCCGAGTACGCCGACCACGTCGTCCACCTGCTCGACGGTGAAATCGAGGACCTCGAGCACCTGAGCGACGCCCGTGAGGTGACGGCCCGCGAGCGAGCGACTGGAGGGGCGGGGAACCGACGGTCGATGGGAGAGGGAGAGGCATGA
- a CDS encoding amidohydrolase, producing MSEAADLVVTNARIYTLAGEDDGEAEPDPEEALAVRDGEVVRVGDTYEIEFLEGVETERIDCEGRVVLPGFVDAHTHVENAGRYLVHADLSGADDAADCLDRLAERAAETESGWVQGFGYDESEWDGDHGYLTREQLDQVSEDRPVVALRIDMHAASLNSVALAELEDELPEDDVRRAGGEPTGVVVEDAAERVREHIAPGYDETRELVTAGLERAAATGVTAVHDMVRNSRSPQVYRDLAAAGELPIRVRINYWADHLESAIEVGLATNAGSDRVQTGAIKTYTDGSIGARTAKLFEPYEPDESEAEPDPGDDGEWVITPDELADIVERADGAGFQVTAHAIGDEAIEEALSALAATDDPAGRRHRIEHLELATDDQLERMAEAGIVASIQPNFHQWAGEDGLYDQRLGRERRNRTNRLRRVLEHGIPLAFGSDCMPLDPLLGIHHAVNAPTEAQRLSVTEALRAYTRGAAYAGFDEERLGTLAVGTRADLVVLEDSPWEQPEWIDEIDVATTMVDGEVVFEG from the coding sequence ATGAGCGAGGCTGCCGATCTGGTGGTGACGAACGCGCGGATCTACACGCTCGCGGGCGAGGACGACGGGGAGGCCGAACCCGACCCCGAGGAGGCTCTGGCCGTCCGTGACGGCGAGGTCGTCCGCGTCGGCGACACGTACGAAATCGAGTTTCTCGAAGGCGTCGAGACCGAGCGGATCGACTGCGAGGGGCGGGTCGTCCTCCCGGGCTTTGTCGACGCCCACACCCACGTCGAGAACGCGGGCCGATACCTGGTCCACGCCGACCTCTCGGGCGCCGACGACGCCGCGGACTGTCTGGATCGGCTCGCCGAGCGGGCCGCGGAGACGGAGTCGGGGTGGGTCCAGGGCTTCGGCTACGACGAGAGCGAGTGGGACGGCGACCACGGCTACCTCACCCGCGAGCAGCTCGATCAGGTAAGCGAGGACCGACCGGTCGTCGCCCTGCGGATCGACATGCACGCCGCGTCGCTGAACTCGGTTGCCCTCGCGGAACTCGAGGACGAACTTCCCGAGGATGACGTTCGCCGCGCGGGCGGAGAGCCGACCGGGGTCGTCGTCGAGGACGCCGCCGAGCGAGTTCGCGAGCACATCGCGCCCGGCTACGACGAGACCCGGGAGCTGGTCACGGCGGGCCTCGAGCGCGCGGCCGCGACGGGCGTGACGGCCGTCCACGACATGGTTCGTAACTCCCGGTCGCCCCAGGTCTACCGCGACCTCGCAGCCGCGGGCGAGCTGCCGATCCGGGTGCGGATCAACTACTGGGCCGACCATCTCGAGAGTGCGATCGAGGTCGGACTGGCGACGAACGCGGGCAGCGACCGGGTGCAGACGGGTGCGATCAAGACGTACACCGACGGCAGCATCGGCGCGCGGACGGCGAAGCTGTTCGAGCCCTACGAGCCCGACGAGAGCGAGGCGGAGCCCGATCCCGGGGACGACGGGGAGTGGGTCATCACCCCCGACGAACTCGCGGACATCGTCGAGCGGGCCGACGGCGCGGGCTTTCAGGTGACCGCCCACGCCATCGGCGACGAGGCGATCGAGGAGGCGCTGTCGGCGCTCGCGGCCACCGACGATCCCGCGGGCAGGCGCCACCGCATCGAACACCTCGAGCTGGCAACCGACGACCAGCTCGAGCGGATGGCCGAGGCTGGCATCGTCGCCTCGATACAGCCGAACTTCCACCAGTGGGCCGGCGAGGACGGCCTCTACGACCAGCGGCTCGGCCGGGAGCGACGGAACCGGACGAACCGCCTTCGTCGGGTCCTCGAGCACGGAATCCCGCTCGCCTTCGGATCCGACTGTATGCCGCTGGATCCGCTGCTGGGGATCCACCACGCGGTGAACGCGCCGACCGAGGCCCAGCGGCTCTCGGTTACCGAGGCGCTTCGGGCCTACACCCGCGGCGCCGCCTACGCCGGCTTCGACGAGGAGCGACTGGGAACGCTCGCGGTCGGCACGCGAGCTGATCTGGTCGTCCTCGAGGACTCCCCGTGGGAACAGCCGGAGTGGATCGACGAGATCGACGTGGCGACGACGATGGTCGACGGCGAGGTCGTTTTCGAGGGCTGA
- the hmgA gene encoding hydroxymethylglutaryl-CoA reductase (NADPH): protein MTDPESLADRVQEGELRIHELEDEADFDTAAEARRLLVERETDADLEAVGDYAFPAEVAEPNIENMIGATQVPLGVVGPVAVSGGAVDGERYLPLATTEGALLASVNRGLSAIRSAGGADARVTKNGMTRAPVFRVDGVAEGAETVEWVEDNLDALREAAESTTSHGELLGVEPYVVGDSVYLRFAYDTKDAMGMNMATIATEAACEIVENETPASLVALSGNLCSDKKPAAINAVEGRGRSVTADVVIPGDLVEDRLHTTAEAIVEANTRKNLVGSAKAGSLGFNAHAANVVGAAFLATGQDEAQVVEGANAITTMDARNDGDLYASVSLASLEVGTVGGGTKLPTQSEALDVLGLRGGGDPAGSNADALAEIIAVAALAGELSLLAALASNHLASAHEDLGR, encoded by the coding sequence ATGACAGATCCCGAATCCCTCGCCGACAGGGTCCAGGAGGGGGAGCTTCGCATCCACGAACTCGAAGACGAGGCCGACTTCGACACCGCGGCCGAGGCCCGTCGCCTGCTCGTCGAGCGCGAGACCGACGCCGACCTCGAGGCGGTCGGCGACTACGCGTTCCCTGCCGAGGTCGCCGAGCCGAACATCGAGAACATGATCGGAGCGACCCAGGTTCCGCTGGGTGTCGTCGGTCCCGTCGCCGTCTCTGGCGGCGCCGTCGACGGCGAGCGCTACCTGCCGCTGGCGACCACCGAGGGGGCGCTTTTGGCGTCGGTCAACCGCGGGCTCTCGGCCATCCGCTCGGCGGGCGGCGCCGACGCCCGGGTCACCAAGAACGGAATGACCCGCGCCCCCGTGTTTCGGGTCGACGGCGTCGCCGAGGGCGCCGAGACCGTCGAGTGGGTCGAGGACAACCTCGACGCGCTCCGGGAGGCTGCCGAATCGACGACGAGCCACGGCGAACTGCTCGGGGTCGAACCGTACGTCGTCGGCGACTCGGTCTACCTGCGCTTTGCCTACGACACGAAGGACGCGATGGGGATGAACATGGCCACGATCGCGACCGAGGCGGCCTGTGAGATCGTCGAAAACGAGACGCCGGCTTCGCTGGTCGCGCTCTCGGGGAACCTCTGTTCGGACAAGAAACCCGCGGCGATCAACGCCGTCGAGGGTCGCGGACGGTCGGTGACAGCCGACGTCGTGATCCCCGGCGACCTCGTCGAGGACCGCCTGCACACCACCGCCGAGGCGATCGTCGAGGCCAACACCCGCAAGAACCTCGTCGGCAGCGCGAAGGCCGGCAGTCTGGGCTTCAACGCCCACGCCGCCAACGTCGTCGGCGCGGCCTTCCTCGCGACAGGACAGGACGAGGCCCAGGTCGTCGAGGGCGCGAACGCGATTACGACGATGGACGCCCGGAACGACGGCGACCTCTACGCGTCGGTCTCGCTGGCCTCGCTCGAGGTCGGCACCGTCGGCGGCGGTACCAAGCTCCCCACGCAGTCGGAGGCTCTCGACGTCCTCGGGCTCCGGGGTGGAGGCGACCCCGCGGGCTCGAACGCCGACGCGCTCGCCGAGATCATCGCCGTCGCCGCGCTGGCGGGCGAGCTCTCCTTGCTCGCGGCGCTGGCGTCGAACCACCTCGCGAGCGCCCACGAGGACCTCGGGCGGTAG